A DNA window from Daucus carota subsp. sativus chromosome 3, DH1 v3.0, whole genome shotgun sequence contains the following coding sequences:
- the LOC108213202 gene encoding serpin-ZX isoform X2 has translation MEIPSKKRERSTMENPEQINTCDLNSDFCIQIANHALLEEADKASNFVISPVSFQIILSLIATGATGRTLDQLLSFLGSKSIDDLNFLSSKVVEITTRQVGDDNNLAASPLVTMVSGAWIDKSFGLKPSFKGTLTDVYKAEARAVDFATRASEVTEEVNKWAQDATKGLIKELLRSGCLGSDTALVFANALYFKGAWESKFDAKRSRNKAFKLLNGQIVQVPSMTTKKGERNLYRESNGYKILKIPYQNGEDTRKFAMYFFLPQEINGLKSMIQTFNSTPGFFNQDFYFRKEYLTDGIWIPKFKFSFEFEASRIIKELGLVLPFMDVAEFTELVHSFHGEKVSVSNIFHKAYIEVNEGGTEAAASTAVRLRRGCRIVEPRGFVADHPFMFMIREETSRIVFFTGVVLNPLLAT, from the exons ATGGAGATCCCTtcaaaaaagagagaaagaagTACAATGGAGAATCCGGAGCAGATAAATACTTGTGATCTAAATTCCGATTTTTGTATTCAAATAGCAAATCATGCTTTGCTGGAAGAAGCTGACAAGGCCTCAAATTTTGTGATTTCGCCTGTATCTTTTCAGATTATCTTAAGCTTGATAGCCACTGGAGCAACCGGCCGTACCTTGGATCAACTACTGTCTTTTCTGGGATCCAAAAGCATTGATGATCTCAACTTCTTGTCTTCCAAGGTTGTTGAGATTACGACAAGACAAGTCGGTGATGACAACAATCTTGCTGCGAGTCCTCTGGTAACAATGGTCAGTGGAGCTTGGATTGATAAAAGCTTTGGTCTCAAGCCTTCTTTCAAAGGAACACTAACAGATGTTTATAAAGCTGAAGCTAGAGCTGTCGACTTTGCAACCAGG GCTAGTGAAGTGACAGAGGAAGTAAATAAATGGGCTCAAGATGCAACAAAAGGACTCATAAAAGAGCTCCTTCGCTCTGGATGTCTAGGCAGTGACACAGCTCTTGTGTTTGCTAATGCACTTTACTTCAAAGGTGCTTGGGAAAGCAAGTTTGATGCTAAAAGGTCCAGGAATAAAGCCTTTAAGCTTTTAAATGGCCAGATTGTTCAAGTTCCGAGCATGACCACCAAGAAAGGAGAACGAAATCTTTATCGGGAGAGTAATGGTTATAAAATTCTCAAAATCCCGTATCAAAATGGCGAGGACACGAGAAAATTTGCCATGTACTTCTTTCTTCCCCAAGAGATCAATGGCTTGAAAAGTATGATACAAACTTTTAATTCTACTCCTGGATTTttcaatcaagatttttatttcAGAAAAGAGTATTTAACTGATGGTATCTGGATTCCAAAGTTTAAGTTCTCATTCGAGTTTGAAGCATCAAGAATCATTAAAGAATTGGGACTTGTCTTACCATTTATGGATGTAGCGGAATTTACTGAATTGGTACATTCTTTTCACGGTGAGAAAGTTTCTGTTTCCAATATTTTTCACAAAGCATATATTGAAGTGAACGAGGGGGGTACAGAAGCTGCGGCCAGCACTGCTGTGAGGCTCAGAAGAGGTTGTCGGATAGTTGAGCCTCGGGGATTCGTGGCTGATCACCCCTTCATGTTCATGATAAGAGAAGAGACATCTCGTATAGTATTTTTTACAGGTGTTGTGCTCAATCCACTGCTGGCAACCTGA
- the LOC108213202 gene encoding serpin-ZX isoform X1, with the protein MEIPSKKRERSTMENPEQINTCDLNSDFCIQIANHALLEEADKASNFVISPVSFQIILSLIATGATGRTLDQLLSFLGSKSIDDLNSLSSKVVEITTRQVGDDNNLAASPLVTMVNGAWIDKSFGLKPSFKGTLADVYKAEARAVDFATRASEVTEEVNKWAQDATKGLIKELLRSGCLGSDTALVFANALYFKGAWESKFDAKRSRNKAFKLLNGQIVQVPSMTTKKGERNLYRESNGYKILKIPYQNGEDTRKFAMYFFLPQEINGLKSMIQTFNSTPGFFNQDFYFRKEYLTDGIWIPKFKFSFEFEASRIIKELGLVLPFMDVAEFTELVHSFHGEKVSVSNIFHKAYIEVNEGGTEAAASTAVRLRRGCRIVEPRGFVADHPFMFMIREETSRIVFFTGVVLNPLLAT; encoded by the exons ATGGAGATCCCTtcaaaaaagagagaaagaagTACAATGGAGAATCCGGAGCAGATAAATACTTGTGATCTAAATTCCGATTTTTGTATTCAAATAGCAAATCATGCTTTGCTGGAAGAAGCTGACAAGGCCTCAAATTTTGTGATTTCGCCTGTATCTTTTCAGATTATCTTAAGCTTGATAGCCACTGGAGCAACCGGCCGTACCTTGGATCAACTACTGTCTTTTCTGGGATCCAAAAGCATTGATGATCTCAACTCCTTGTCTTCCAAGGTTGTTGAGATTACGACAAGACAAGTCGGTGATGACAACAATCTTGCTGCAAGTCCTCTGGTAACTATGGTCAATGGAGCTTGGATTGATAAAAGTTTTGGTCTGAAGCCTTCTTTTAAAGGAACACTAGCAGATGTTTATAAAGCTGAAGCTAGAGCTGTCGACTTCGCAACCAGG GCTAGTGAAGTGACAGAGGAAGTAAATAAATGGGCTCAAGATGCAACAAAAGGACTCATAAAAGAGCTCCTTCGCTCTGGATGTCTAGGCAGTGACACAGCTCTTGTGTTTGCTAATGCACTTTACTTCAAAGGTGCTTGGGAAAGCAAGTTTGATGCTAAAAGGTCCAGGAATAAAGCCTTTAAGCTTTTAAATGGCCAGATTGTTCAAGTTCCGAGCATGACCACCAAGAAAGGAGAACGAAATCTTTATCGGGAGAGTAATGGTTATAAAATTCTCAAAATCCCGTATCAAAATGGCGAGGACACGAGAAAATTTGCCATGTACTTCTTTCTTCCCCAAGAGATCAATGGCTTGAAAAGTATGATACAAACTTTTAATTCTACTCCTGGATTTttcaatcaagatttttatttcAGAAAAGAGTATTTAACTGATGGTATCTGGATTCCAAAGTTTAAGTTCTCATTCGAGTTTGAAGCATCAAGAATCATTAAAGAATTGGGACTTGTCTTACCATTTATGGATGTAGCGGAATTTACTGAATTGGTACATTCTTTTCACGGTGAGAAAGTTTCTGTTTCCAATATTTTTCACAAAGCATATATTGAAGTGAACGAGGGGGGTACAGAAGCTGCGGCCAGCACTGCTGTGAGGCTCAGAAGAGGTTGTCGGATAGTTGAGCCTCGGGGATTCGTGGCTGATCACCCCTTCATGTTCATGATAAGAGAAGAGACATCTCGTATAGTATTTTTTACAGGTGTTGTGCTCAATCCACTGCTGGCAACCTGA
- the LOC108211834 gene encoding serpin-ZX — MEIPSKKRERSSMENSEQINTCDLNSDFCIQIANHALLEEADKASNFVISPVSFQIILSLIATGATGRTLDQLLSFLGSKSIDDLNSLSSKVVEITTRQVGDDNNLAASPLVTMVNGAWIDKSFGLKPSFKGTLTDVYKAEARAVDFATRANEVTEEVNKWAQDATKGLIKELLRSGCLGTDTALVFANALYFKGAWDRKFDSERSMNRDFKLLNGQIVQVPSMTTKKRERNLYREINGYKILKIPYQNGEDTRKFSMYFFLPQEINGLKSMIQTFNSIPGFFNQDFYFREEDLGDRIWIPKFKFSFEFEASRIIKELGLVLPFMDGAEFTELVHSLEGEKVCVSSIFHKAYIEVNEEGTEAAASTAVRFRRCCGRVKPPGFVADHPFMFMIREETSRIVFFTGAVLNPLLAT, encoded by the exons ATGGAGATCCCTtcaaaaaagagagaaagaagTTCAATGGAGAATTCGGAGCAGATAAACACTTGTGATCTGAATTCCGATTTTTGTATTCAAATAGCAAATCATGCTTTGCTGGAAGAAGCTGACAAGGCCTCAAATTTTGTGATTTCGCCTGTATCTTTTCAGATTATCTTAAGCTTGATTGCCACTGGAGCAACCGGCCGTACCTTGGATCAACTACTGTCTTTTCTGGGATCCAAAAGCATTGATGATCTCAACTCCTTGTCTTCCAAGGTTGTTGAGATTACAACAAGACAAGTCGGTGATGACAACAATCTTGCTGCAAGTCCTCTTGTAACAATGGTCAATGGAGCTTGGATTGATAAAAGTTTTGGTCTGAAGCCTTCTTTCAAAGGAACACTAACAGATGTTTATAAAGCTGAAGCTAGAGCTGTCGACTTTGCAACCAGG GCTAATGAAGTGACAGAGGAAGTAAATAAATGGGCTCAAGACGCAACAAAGGGACTCATAAAAGAGCTCCTTCGCTCTGGATGTCTAGGCACTGACACAGCTCTTGTGTTTGCTAATGCACTTTACTTCAAAGGTGCTTGGGACCGAAAGTTTGATTCTGAAAGATCTATGAATAGAGACTTTAAGCTTTTAAATGGCCAGATTGTTCAAGTTCCAAGCATGACCACCAAGAAAAGAGAACGAAATCTTTATCGGGAGATTAATGGTTATAAAATTCTCAAAATCCCGTATCAAAATGGCGAGGACACGAGAAAATTTTCCATGTACTTCTTTCTTCCCCAAGAGATCAATGGCTTGAAAAGTATGATACAAACTTTTAATTCTATTCCTGGATTTttcaatcaagatttttattttaGAGAAGAGGATCTCGGTGATCGTATCTGGATTCCAAAGTTCAAGTTCTCATTCGAGTTTGAAGCATCAAGGATCATTAAAGAACTGGGACTTGTCTTACCATTTATGGATGGCGCGGAATTTACTGAATTGGTACATTCTCTCGAGGGTGAAAAAGTTTGTGTTTCCAGTATTTTTCACAAAGCATATATTGAAGTGAACGAGGAGGGTACAGAAGCTGCAGCCAGCACTGCTGTGAGGTTCAGAAGATGTTGTGGAAGAGTTAAGCCTCCGGGATTCGTAGCTGATCACCCCTTCATGTTCATGATAAGAGAAGAGACATCTCGTATTGTATTTTTTACAGGTGCTGTGCTCAATCCACTGCTGGCAACTTGA
- the LOC108212556 gene encoding serpin-ZX: MESSEQIKTSDLNSHFCIKLAVHIFLEEAEKGSNFVFSPVSLQILLRLIAIGSTGSTLDQILTCLGSKSTEDLNSLFSLVLDVTAGQNSYEKDLTTGPLVTMVNGSFIDQRFGLKSSYEGILRDVYKAEAKAVEFASKADQVIEEVNTWAEDVTSGLFKELLPPGSLGSDTALVFANALYFKGAWNQKFDLERSMHRDFYLLTGEIVQVPYMTTTKRERSIYREINGYKILKIPYQSGNDSGKFSMYFFLPLENNGLQHMVQNFNSTPGFFNQEFQLREENLGVRFWIPRFKFSFEFEASKTINELGLTLPFIAVKEFTELACSAHDEKLCVSKIFHKSFIDVNEEGTEAVASSGLARMSRRCRRVKPPGFIADHPFLFMIREETSRIVFFIGAVINPLLSTS, translated from the exons ATGGAGAGTTCAGAGCAGATAAAGACTAGTGATCTCAACTCTCATTTCTGCATAAAATTGGCGGTACATATTTTTCTGGAAGAAGCTGAAAAGGGctcaaattttgttttttcacCCGTCTCTCTTCAGATCTTGCTGCGTTTAATTGCTATAGGGTCGACAGGGAGTACCTTGGATCAAATTCTCACGTGTTTGGGATCAAAAAGCACTGAAGATCTTAATTCTTTGTTTTCGCTGGTATTAGATGTTACAGCAGGACAAAACAGTTATGAGAAAGACCTAACCACGGGTCCTCTTGTAACTATGGTAAATGGTTCTTTTATTGATCAACGTTTTGGTCTGAAGTCTTCGTATGAAGGGATACTGAGAGATGTTTACAAAGCTGAAGCTAAGGCAGTTGAATTTGCATCCAAG GCTGATCAAGTGATAGAAGAAGTAAATACATGGGCTGAAGATGTAACAAGTGGACTATTCAAAGAGCTCCTTCCGCCAGGATCTTTAGGCAGCGACACAGCTCTTGTATTCGCAAATGCACTTTACTTCAAAGGTGCATGGAATCAAAAGTTTGATTTGGAGAGGTCTATGCATAGAGACTTCTACCTCCTAACCGGTGAGATTGTTCAAGTCCCATACATGACCACCACGAAAAGGGAACGAAGTATTTACCGCGAGATTAATGGCTACAAAATTCTGAAAATACCATATCAAAGTGGTAATGACTCCGGTAAATTTTCAATGTACTTCTTCCTTCCACTGGAGAACAATGGCCTGCAACATATggtacaaaattttaattctacCCCCGGATTTTTTAATCAAGAATTTCAACTACGAGAAGAGAACCTTGGTGTTCGTTTTTGGATTCCAAGATTTAAGTTCTCATTCGAGTTTGAAGCATCAAAAACCATCAATGAATTAGGACTCACATTACCATTCATCGCAGTAAAGGAATTCACTGAACTAGCTTGTTCTGCACATGATGAAAAACTTTGTGTTTCCAAGATTTTCCACAAGTCCTTCATTGATGTGAATGAGGAGGGCACAGAAGCTGTAGCTAGCTCTGGACTTGCAAGGATGAGTAGACGCTGTAGGAGAGTTAAGCCTCCAGGATTCATAGCTGATCATCCATTTCTTTTCATGATAAGAGAAGAAACATCTCGCATTGTATTTTTTATTGGTGCTGTGATCAACCCACTGCTGTCAACTTCTTGA
- the LOC108213575 gene encoding uncharacterized protein LOC108213575, protein MSWLSIFLILSLALSSQLSGARSVTVKRRRSFVLVVGTVYCDTCLQGKFSHASHFIPGASVAVECDATDSKPSIYKEVRTNKHGDFRVELPFSVGKHVKKILGCSVKLIKSSHPYCAVAATTTSSSFHLKSTSPRTQIFSAGAFTFKPVAQPELCKQKSDVQSSNNLNSAETSNSGPTFPNSFLDPQTPEFPPVDDIGQFAPTPKLPSLPPLPQLPPLPGLPGLPFLPPINPEPSDSSKGSDDQVSNQKTFTFPPNPFHPPIILNPYLHPPGAIITSPPSSIFPFIPSPPPPAFSLIPPFPFEPFGFPGTPPPVLSSLSNKISP, encoded by the exons ATGTCTTGGCTTTCGATATTCCTCATTCTGAGTTTGGCTTTAAGTAGTCAACTTTCCGGAGCCAGGAGTGTTACAGTCAAGAGACGGCGCTCATTTGTGCTTGTTGTGGGCACTGTCTACTGTGATACATGTCTCCAGGGAAAATTCTCCCACGCTAGTCACTTCATTCCAG GCGCATCAGTGGCTGTGGAATGCGATGCAACTGACTCAAAACCAAGCATTTACAAGGAAGTGAGGACAAACAAGCATGGAGATTTCAGAGTAGAGCTACCCTTCTCAGTTGGAAAGCATGTCAAGAAAATCCTAGGATGTTCTGTGAAATTGATCAAAAGCAGCCATCCTTACTGTGCTGTGGCAGCAACCACAACTTCATCTTCCTTCCATCTCAAGTCAACAAGTCCAAGAACTCAAATTTTCTCAGCAGGGGCTTTCACATTCAAACCTGTAGCTCAGCCAGAACTATGTAAACAAAAATCAGATGTTCAAAGCTCGAATAACCTCAATTCTGCTGAGACTTCCAATTCTGGTCCTACATTCCCAAACTCATTTTTAGATCCACAAACACCTGAATTTCCTCCAGTAGATGATATCGGCCAGTTTGCACCTACGCCAAAATTGCCCAGCCTTCCTCCTTTGCCGCAGCTTCCACCTCTGCCAGGTCTTCCTGGCCTTCCATTTCTTCCGCCTATTAATCCAGAACCTAGTGACTCTTCTAAAGGCTCAGATGATCAAGTATCAAATCAGAAGACCTTTACATTCCCTCCAAATCCATTTCATCCCCCAATAATTTTAAACCCCTATCTGCATCCACCTGGTGCCATCATTACTTCACCGCCATCTTCTATATTTCCTTTTATTCCTTCGCCTCCACCACCAGCATTCTCACTCATCCCTCCCTTCCCATTTGAGCCATTTGGCTTCCCAGGAACTCCACCACCAGTCCTTTCTTctctttcaaataaaattagtcCTTGA
- the LOC108213701 gene encoding cytosolic sulfotransferase 5 — protein sequence MEQLSADFLSSLPKHKWCRDDIIYQFDGFWFRLPYLQGTLKLLKDFKPLPTDVILASFPKTGTTWLKSLLFAITQRSSKALLNSTNPHDLVPTLELQVYSANPTQADMLTSCDANPRIFSTHVPYQILSKSAIHSSECRIVYVTRNPKDTLISLWHFVGKSQMSQIKPWPIEEAVDRFCDGVVPYGPYYDHVSQFRKESLERPQRVYFVSYEELKIDTKNQVKSLAEFLGCPFEKEEEAEEIVKMCDIQTLKQHEINKSSDLPDWFELPYNSFFRQGEVGDYKNHLSSGMIQRIDDMTKDKFHGAGLMFGV from the coding sequence ATGGAGCAACTAAGTGCTGATTTTTTATCATCTCTACCCAAACATAAATGGTGCAGAGATGATATCATCTACCAATTCGATGGCTTTTGGTTTAGACTCCCATATCTTCAAGGAACTCTTAAGCTTCTCAAAGACTTCAAGCCACTTCCCACTGATGTTATCCTAGCTTCTTTTCCCAAAACTGGCACAACATGGCTCAAGTCCCTCCTATTCGCCATCACTCAGCGTTCCTCGAAAGCCTTGTTGAACTCCACCAATCCCCATGATCTAGTCCCAACACTGGAACTTCAAGTCTACTCAGCAAATCCTACTCAGGCTGATATGTTAACAAGCTGTGATGCAAATCCTAGGATCTTCAGTACACATGTACCTTACCAGATCCTGTCCAAAAGTGCCATTCACTCGTCCGAATGTCGGATAGTTTATGTCACAAGAAACCCAAAAGACACGCTCATTTCATTGTGGCATTTCGTGGGAAAATCTCAGATGTCTCAGATCAAGCCATGGCCTATAGAGGAAGCCGTGGACAGGTTTTGCGACGGAGTTGTCCCTTATGGACCATACTATGATCATGTTTCACAGTTCCGAAAGGAGAGCTTGGAGAGGCCTCAGAGAGTTTATTTTGTAAGCTACGAGGAACTGAAAATTGACACCAAGAATCAAGTGAAAAGTTTGGCTGAATTCTTAGGCTGTCCTTTTGAAAAAGAAGAGGAAGCAGAGGAGATTGTAAAGATGTGTGATATCCAGACACTGAAGCAGCATGAGATTAACAAGTCTTCTGATTTGCCAGATTGGTTTGAATTGCCGTACAATTCTTTCTTCAGACAAGGCGAGGTTGGGGACTACAAGAATCATCTGAGTTCCGGGATGATCCAGCGTATTGATGACATGACTAAGGATAAATTTCACGGTGCGGGTTTAATGTTTGGAGTTTAA
- the LOC108213973 gene encoding cytosolic sulfotransferase 5-like, giving the protein MMAILADDFLLSLPKEEWYGPCGHDMLYQFKGFWFTPHILEGVLQFLKNFKPLPTDVILASFPKTGTTWLKSLVFAIINRASKHSLICTNPHDLIPTLELQVYSSNPTAAHTLTSCDANTRIFATHVPYQLLAETAIHSSQCRIVYVTRNPKDTLISLWHYMGTSKGSLKKPWKIEEAVDKFCDGVLPDGPYYDHVLRFRKEGLERPQKVFFVSYEDLKDDTKEQVKKLAEFLGRPFEKEEEAEEIANICDFRAMKQHEVNKSSDSPEWLEFPYSSYFRQGEVGDHKNYLDSEMIQRIDDMTKDKFYGAGFMYGM; this is encoded by the coding sequence ATGATGGCGATATTAGCTGACGATTTTCTGTTATCTCTGCCAAAAGAGGAATGGTATGGTCCGTGTGGACATGATATGTTATACCAATTCAAGGGCTTTTGGTTTACACCCCATATCCTTGAAGGAGTTCTCCAGTTTCTCAAAAACTTCAAGCCACTTCCTACTGATGTAATTTTAGCTTCTTTTCCGAAAACCGGAACAACCTGGCTCAAGTCCCTTGTGTTTGCCATTATAAATCGTGCTTCCAAACATTCACTGATCTGCACCAACCCCCATGATCTCATTCCAACCCTAGAGCTTCAAGTTTACTCCTCAAATCCCACAGCAGCTCATACTTTAACAAGCTGTGATGCAAATACTAGGATCTTCGCCACACATGTGCCTTACCAGCTCCTAGCTGAAACAGCCATTCATTCATCCCAATGTCGGATAGTCTATGTCACGAGGAATCCGAAAGACACGCTCATTTCCTTGTGGCATTACATGGGGACATCTAAAGGGTCTTTGAAGAAGCCATGGAAAATAGAGGAGGCTGTGGATAAGTTCTGTGACGGAGTTCTCCCTGATGGTCCATACTATGATCATGTTCTACGATTCCGAAAAGAGGGCTTGGAGAGGCCCCAGAAAGTTTTCTTTGTGAGCTATGAGGACTTGAAGGATGACACTAAAGAGCAAGTAAAGAAGTTGGCTGAATTCTTAGGGCGTCCTTTTGAGAAAGAAGAGGAGGCAGAGGAGATTGCGAATATTTGTGATTTCCGGGCAATGAAGCAGCACGAGGTTAACAAGTCTTCTGATTCTCCAGAATGGCTTGAATTTCCTTATAGTTCTTACTTCAGGCAAGGTGAGGTTGGGGATCATAAGAATTACTTAGACTCTGAGATGATCCAGCGTATTGATGACATGACTAAGGATAAATTTTATGGTGCGGGTTTCATGTATGGAATGTGA